The following proteins are encoded in a genomic region of Trueperaceae bacterium:
- a CDS encoding RNase J family beta-CASP ribonuclease: MAKQQTLLKIIPLGGMGEIGKNMIALSYGDEIMMIDGGLAFPDAEMLGVNILIPKVEWLVKNAKKIKGWVLTHGHEDHIGGLPYILPQLPKIPIYGTKLTLGLLREKFKEFKLQSEDVVLKEVGPDERIKVSKSFTVDYFRMTHSIPDNCGLVIHTPIGRIVHSGDFKLDLKPSDGRTSHLHKLAAIGAEGVLALMSDSTNAERPGITSSEDDVMKAMEEIISRAKGRVIVTTFSSHIHRLQNVIRIAERQDRRVVVEGRSMVRNTRVAEELGYLEMKEPIATSADVQTMQDDKVLFLCTGSQGQPMAALSRLATGNHRNVTLKAGDTVIMSSNPIPGNEEPVNKLINKLYARQVKVFDPPKYNVHASGHASQDELKLILELTKPRFFIPWHGEMRQQINHANIAKSLSLPPRKTLIASNGDVIELTKNDLRANGQIEIGSVYIDNSGNKAQEISHSAIRDRQIMSQEGVVVIMAVARKNPIFELTTRGLSEPEISFEDEIKRIVLNSLDAGIRDKSPIKDIRNDVYKQVGRFIRKSTGKNPVILCTLLRG; encoded by the coding sequence ATGGCTAAACAACAAACTTTACTGAAGATAATACCCCTAGGTGGTATGGGCGAGATCGGCAAAAACATGATCGCCTTAAGCTACGGGGACGAAATTATGATGATCGATGGAGGACTCGCATTTCCAGACGCTGAAATGCTCGGGGTCAATATCCTCATACCAAAAGTCGAATGGCTGGTTAAGAACGCTAAAAAGATCAAAGGCTGGGTTCTAACCCATGGCCATGAGGACCATATCGGTGGACTACCTTACATCTTGCCTCAGCTACCCAAGATTCCCATTTACGGCACCAAGTTAACCCTTGGGCTATTACGAGAAAAATTTAAGGAGTTCAAACTTCAATCAGAAGATGTAGTGCTAAAGGAAGTGGGTCCCGACGAGCGAATCAAGGTATCCAAAAGCTTCACTGTCGACTATTTCCGCATGACACATTCCATCCCAGATAATTGCGGCCTCGTTATCCACACACCTATAGGCCGCATTGTCCACAGTGGAGACTTTAAACTAGATTTAAAACCATCAGACGGTCGCACAAGTCACCTCCACAAACTTGCTGCTATTGGTGCCGAAGGCGTTCTAGCCTTAATGAGTGATTCAACTAATGCCGAAAGGCCCGGAATCACCTCTAGCGAAGATGACGTGATGAAAGCCATGGAAGAGATAATTTCCCGTGCAAAAGGGCGTGTAATAGTTACAACCTTCTCAAGCCACATTCACAGGTTACAAAATGTCATTCGTATAGCTGAAAGACAAGATCGGCGCGTCGTTGTAGAAGGACGTTCAATGGTACGAAACACCCGGGTAGCTGAAGAATTAGGCTACCTAGAGATGAAAGAACCCATCGCTACAAGTGCTGATGTACAAACAATGCAGGACGACAAAGTCCTGTTCCTTTGCACAGGTTCTCAGGGTCAACCAATGGCGGCTCTGAGTCGGCTGGCTACAGGAAATCATCGTAACGTGACCCTTAAAGCAGGAGACACTGTCATCATGTCTTCTAACCCAATCCCCGGTAATGAAGAACCAGTCAACAAATTAATTAATAAACTCTACGCTAGACAAGTCAAGGTATTCGATCCACCTAAATACAATGTACACGCTAGCGGACACGCTAGCCAGGATGAATTGAAACTTATCCTCGAGTTAACTAAACCGCGTTTCTTCATTCCTTGGCATGGAGAAATGAGGCAACAGATTAATCATGCAAACATAGCAAAATCTTTATCTTTACCACCCAGAAAAACCCTAATTGCTAGCAACGGGGATGTAATAGAACTTACCAAAAATGACCTACGTGCGAATGGCCAAATCGAAATAGGTTCCGTCTACATAGACAACAGTGGGAACAAAGCACAGGAGATTTCTCATTCTGCAATCCGTGATCGGCAAATCATGTCGCAAGAGGGCGTTGTCGTAATCATGGCTGTTGCCCGTAAGAATCCGATCTTCGAGTTAACCACTAGAGGTTTATCCGAACCTGAAATTAGCTTCGAAGATGAAATCAAGCGAATAGTTTTAAATTCTTTGGATGCTGGGATTCGTGATAAAAGCCCAATCAAGGACATCAGAAACGATGTTTATAAACAGGTAGGCCGCTTTATCCGGAAAAGCACTGGGAAAAACCCCGTTATACTTTGCACGTTGCTACGAGGCTAA
- a CDS encoding 30S ribosomal protein S15, giving the protein MGLSKEQKLEIVSNYGKAEGDTGSTNVQVALLTARIQELSEHLQVHSKDHHSRRGLLLMVGQRKRLLGYLETTDFEGYKSLIQSLGLRR; this is encoded by the coding sequence TTGGGACTTAGTAAGGAACAAAAATTAGAAATTGTAAGCAATTACGGTAAGGCTGAAGGTGACACAGGGTCAACTAATGTACAGGTTGCTCTTTTGACGGCTCGCATCCAAGAGCTTAGCGAGCATTTACAAGTCCATAGCAAGGATCACCACAGTAGACGGGGCCTACTGCTCATGGTCGGACAGCGAAAAAGATTACTCGGCTACCTTGAAACAACCGATTTCGAGGGATATAAAAGCCTCATCCAAAGCCTCGGTCTTCGTCGTTGA
- the iolG gene encoding inositol 2-dehydrogenase has product MGNTPALGFGILGAGRIGSLHARNIASRIVGAELIAVMDVDLATAEKHAYGDSYATQDLDRLLGDPKIDVVLIASITSLHSDHIRCVADAGKAIFCEKPVALDIEETRSVMRLVEEKGLAFQIGFNRRFDTGYADIASRLHGGEMGKIEMFRSQSSDPMPPPESYIASSGGIYIDSVIHDIDVARYMVGEVRQVTALGRNLIDPSYGKHQDIDISILTLEFENEAIGVIQNSRRTPHGYDLRVEVHCEKGKLVAEDERQTKIWRYDEAGIHGDYYYYFMERFEDAYRQEIQVFVDTIAKGEATKPGTQDAIETLRVAVAATKSLREGRPVLIAEI; this is encoded by the coding sequence ATGGGAAATACCCCGGCGCTTGGTTTTGGTATTCTAGGTGCAGGCCGGATAGGTTCGCTGCACGCTCGTAACATAGCGAGTCGTATAGTAGGTGCTGAACTTATTGCTGTTATGGATGTTGACCTTGCGACTGCCGAGAAACACGCATATGGCGATTCTTACGCAACGCAAGATTTGGATCGATTGTTAGGTGATCCAAAAATCGACGTCGTACTCATTGCCTCAATCACTTCTTTACACAGTGATCATATCCGATGCGTGGCGGATGCTGGAAAGGCTATTTTTTGTGAAAAGCCAGTAGCCCTTGATATTGAGGAAACGCGAAGTGTGATGAGGCTAGTTGAAGAAAAGGGACTGGCTTTTCAGATTGGGTTTAATCGTCGTTTTGATACCGGTTATGCCGATATCGCGAGTCGCCTTCACGGTGGTGAGATGGGTAAGATCGAGATGTTCCGTAGCCAGTCTAGTGATCCTATGCCACCACCAGAGTCCTATATTGCCTCTTCAGGCGGCATCTACATTGATAGCGTTATTCACGATATAGATGTAGCTCGTTATATGGTTGGCGAGGTACGTCAAGTGACTGCGCTCGGTCGTAACCTGATAGATCCTTCATACGGGAAACACCAAGACATTGACATTAGCATCTTGACGCTCGAATTTGAGAATGAGGCGATTGGGGTGATTCAGAATTCACGGCGCACTCCACACGGTTATGATTTGCGGGTTGAAGTTCACTGCGAGAAAGGTAAGCTCGTCGCCGAAGATGAACGCCAAACTAAGATCTGGCGTTACGATGAGGCTGGGATTCATGGTGATTACTATTACTACTTTATGGAGCGTTTTGAAGATGCGTATAGGCAGGAAATACAGGTGTTTGTTGATACAATAGCTAAGGGCGAGGCGACTAAACCGGGCACTCAAGATGCGATTGAGACTTTGCGAGTTGCTGTTGCAGCTACCAAGAGTTTACGTGAGGGACGGCCTGTTCTAATAGCAGAAATATAG
- the ribF gene encoding riboflavin biosynthesis protein RibF, which translates to MLETDLTQIDLKNPVITIGNFDGVHVGHRMLLNRMRKLARNSKKPSLVLTFFPPTRVLFSGANFLSSAEEKSILLSRFNPSKVIMIPFNPAYARTAKDQFVRQLEQLNPHAIIVGENFRFGRSRIGTLNDLSVITDHLETCRLRSSGGDIVSSSRIRKLLGLGKIEEANRLLGSPYIAIGKVIKGQKLGRTIGFPTANMDIDVRKALPIGVFAVTARIHGRNYKGMANVGPRPSFPDETPSCEVHLFAFADQIYGKKLEVTFYSHLRNQERFEHLTILKEQLEEDRRRALIALETLSQ; encoded by the coding sequence ATGTTAGAGACGGATCTCACACAAATCGACCTCAAAAATCCCGTTATCACAATTGGTAATTTTGATGGCGTCCATGTTGGCCACCGTATGCTCTTGAACCGCATGAGGAAACTGGCAAGGAACTCGAAGAAGCCCAGCCTTGTCCTAACATTTTTCCCACCTACAAGAGTGCTGTTTTCCGGTGCAAATTTTCTATCTAGTGCTGAGGAAAAATCGATACTCCTTTCACGCTTTAATCCAAGCAAGGTGATTATGATTCCCTTTAATCCTGCTTATGCTCGGACCGCCAAAGACCAGTTCGTGCGACAACTTGAACAGTTAAATCCTCACGCCATTATAGTTGGCGAAAACTTTAGGTTTGGCCGATCACGGATCGGTACGTTGAATGATCTCAGTGTCATTACTGATCACCTGGAAACCTGTCGCCTACGATCTTCAGGGGGCGACATAGTTAGCTCATCACGAATAAGAAAACTTTTAGGTCTCGGGAAAATCGAGGAAGCTAACCGTCTTCTGGGTTCTCCTTATATCGCAATCGGAAAGGTGATTAAAGGACAGAAACTCGGTCGGACTATAGGGTTCCCAACAGCAAACATGGATATCGACGTCAGGAAAGCTCTCCCTATTGGCGTTTTCGCCGTAACTGCCCGTATACATGGTAGAAACTACAAAGGCATGGCAAACGTTGGACCGAGACCAAGCTTCCCTGATGAAACCCCTTCGTGTGAAGTTCATTTATTTGCTTTTGCAGATCAAATCTACGGCAAGAAACTTGAGGTCACCTTCTACAGTCATCTTCGAAACCAGGAGAGGTTTGAACACCTGACCATCCTAAAGGAGCAACTAGAAGAAGACCGCCGAAGGGCCTTAATCGCCCTAGAAACCCTAAGTCAATGA
- a CDS encoding transferase, which produces MKEITSQLEQLKEFDTPSITNVVATYPGDPLCLGLYNPWTENWYTDQTIKSMYPNLGVRVGYAVTCVFGLPDPNYNRLSFMNVLDAIDSINGPTVLALEQKFPPEIANKVGLAGGNMVSAMRAIGCVGMISNGPSRDIDEVREMDFQYLISGVTPGHGNQAVHAINIPVSVAGMDVAPGEIIHMDENGACKFPANRIDEVLANARALRTEESDRISKLRKASSAQELRSIFGGQSYGTEED; this is translated from the coding sequence ATGAAAGAAATAACCTCACAATTAGAGCAATTAAAAGAGTTTGATACCCCATCAATCACCAACGTTGTTGCTACATACCCTGGCGACCCTCTCTGCTTAGGACTATATAATCCGTGGACGGAGAATTGGTATACGGACCAAACTATAAAAAGCATGTATCCAAATCTAGGAGTACGTGTCGGATATGCGGTCACGTGCGTATTCGGACTACCAGACCCAAACTACAATCGTCTTTCATTTATGAATGTACTGGATGCGATAGACTCAATCAACGGCCCTACGGTCCTTGCGCTGGAACAGAAATTTCCTCCCGAAATTGCAAATAAGGTAGGCCTTGCTGGCGGGAACATGGTATCGGCCATGAGAGCCATCGGTTGTGTTGGCATGATTTCTAACGGCCCTTCGCGAGATATTGATGAGGTTAGAGAAATGGACTTCCAGTATCTTATAAGTGGGGTCACACCTGGGCATGGAAACCAAGCCGTCCACGCTATCAATATCCCCGTATCTGTGGCTGGAATGGATGTTGCTCCCGGAGAAATCATCCATATGGACGAAAACGGGGCATGCAAATTTCCCGCAAACCGGATAGATGAAGTCCTTGCTAATGCACGTGCATTACGAACGGAAGAAAGCGATCGTATATCTAAACTTCGAAAAGCTAGTAGCGCGCAAGAGCTTCGATCAATTTTCGGAGGTCAATCTTATGGGACTGAAGAGGATTAG
- a CDS encoding molybdopterin molybdenumtransferase MoeA — protein MVGPSTYPTQITISNAIGIVQDHAPKGSHEQVSLADALGRTLSQNLESLVDHPSTENSAMDGYACYEADTKHASKESPVFLEVIGEVPAGRSFTGALSRGQAIRIYTGGTVPAGADAILPIEYTQGVERQVAALQPATPRHIRPRAQDLVRGNTYLTAGTVMDSASIGLTAAMGHSIVSVVRQPRVGILATGDEVITPGRPLNPGQVYNANAFSISAMVHMAGGIPINLASVTDNKIALQTAIENASSYDLLITSGGVSMGRYDLVRDLLIEDGVVHFWKVAMQPGGPVMFGNWGNIPIIGLPGNPVSSMVVFLLLGRAFISSFLQCSENIPYYCLQTARAGQDFRASTSKETFHRVRLSSTPNGTTAYTTGNQSSGVLRSMVEADGLAVLKAGSVVSEGDVLSIIPLRPYIG, from the coding sequence ATGGTCGGACCATCCACTTACCCAACACAGATCACCATATCTAACGCCATAGGCATAGTACAGGATCATGCTCCGAAAGGATCACACGAACAGGTTTCACTAGCTGACGCCCTAGGCCGAACGCTTTCGCAAAACCTGGAAAGCCTAGTCGACCACCCAAGCACCGAGAATTCCGCTATGGATGGGTATGCCTGCTATGAAGCCGATACAAAACACGCATCAAAAGAATCACCGGTCTTCCTTGAAGTGATCGGAGAAGTCCCAGCTGGACGTTCATTCACCGGAGCGTTGAGTCGTGGACAGGCTATTCGCATCTACACTGGAGGCACAGTCCCTGCAGGTGCAGATGCCATCCTCCCTATTGAATATACACAAGGGGTCGAACGGCAAGTCGCTGCCCTTCAACCTGCGACACCTAGGCACATTCGACCCCGAGCCCAAGACCTAGTCCGGGGAAACACTTACCTCACTGCTGGCACGGTAATGGATTCAGCAAGTATAGGCCTAACAGCAGCTATGGGGCATTCTATTGTAAGCGTCGTACGTCAACCCAGGGTTGGTATCCTTGCTACAGGGGATGAAGTTATCACACCAGGCAGGCCCCTGAACCCTGGACAGGTTTACAACGCTAACGCCTTTTCAATCTCTGCAATGGTTCATATGGCCGGAGGCATTCCGATAAATCTAGCTAGCGTTACAGATAATAAAATAGCCCTACAAACCGCGATCGAAAACGCATCAAGCTACGACCTATTAATCACATCCGGTGGAGTATCTATGGGGCGTTACGATTTGGTCCGGGACCTTCTTATCGAGGATGGTGTTGTACATTTTTGGAAAGTGGCAATGCAACCAGGAGGCCCAGTCATGTTCGGAAACTGGGGCAACATACCAATTATCGGGCTACCCGGGAATCCAGTTTCCAGCATGGTAGTCTTCCTCTTACTTGGTCGAGCATTCATAAGCTCCTTTCTACAATGTTCAGAAAACATTCCTTATTATTGCCTCCAAACCGCTCGAGCCGGTCAGGATTTTCGAGCTTCTACTTCGAAAGAAACTTTTCATCGAGTCAGACTAAGCTCGACACCAAATGGGACTACAGCTTACACAACTGGAAATCAAAGTTCTGGCGTCTTACGTTCTATGGTCGAAGCGGATGGCTTAGCGGTATTAAAAGCTGGTAGTGTCGTATCAGAGGGGGATGTTTTATCAATTATCCCTCTAAGGCCTTATATCGGTTGA
- a CDS encoding 23S rRNA (guanosine(2251)-2'-O)-methyltransferase RlmB: MIIYGRQPVREALQSGLVRRVIIAKGIEANTEREFRRLAAKTNLPTDTVARISLDQTLGTVRHQGVAAELEEVSLAEPEAPILLARKRRERLLLVVLDQVQDPRNYGAIIRSAEALGAHGVVSEKRRGSPLSAVAVKTSAGAAAHLPVTQVTNLVRYLKDLKKQNIWIYGASTASINTVEAIDWDREIAIVIGSEGRGLRKLVRETCDDLVSIKLRGQTESLNASVATGILLNTIQTKRSKNT; the protein is encoded by the coding sequence ATGATCATCTATGGCCGTCAGCCAGTCCGAGAAGCCTTGCAAAGTGGACTGGTTAGGAGAGTCATTATCGCTAAGGGTATAGAGGCTAATACGGAGAGAGAATTCCGGCGCCTCGCAGCCAAAACCAACTTACCAACCGATACTGTTGCTAGGATTTCTCTTGACCAAACCCTAGGAACTGTTAGGCACCAAGGTGTCGCAGCAGAATTAGAGGAAGTCTCTCTCGCCGAACCCGAAGCTCCTATTCTTCTTGCCAGAAAGAGAAGAGAGCGCCTTTTGCTAGTTGTCTTGGATCAGGTACAGGACCCACGTAATTACGGGGCGATTATCCGAAGCGCCGAAGCTCTCGGCGCCCACGGGGTAGTAAGTGAAAAAAGGCGGGGCTCTCCCCTTTCTGCAGTTGCCGTAAAAACCTCAGCTGGAGCTGCAGCACATTTACCGGTCACCCAAGTCACCAATCTCGTCCGGTATCTAAAAGACCTAAAAAAACAAAACATATGGATCTATGGGGCCTCAACAGCCTCCATTAATACCGTAGAAGCAATTGATTGGGATCGTGAAATTGCGATAGTAATTGGGTCTGAAGGTCGAGGTTTAAGAAAGTTAGTTAGAGAAACATGCGACGACCTGGTTAGCATTAAGTTAAGAGGGCAAACTGAATCCTTAAACGCATCTGTAGCCACTGGCATACTGCTCAATACGATACAAACTAAGCGCAGCAAAAACACCTAA
- a CDS encoding DNA mismatch repair protein MutT — protein sequence MARRDFVVAAAILLDPLDRVLLVGNDWRGQGEVRHTLPGGVVEPGERTTDALRREVKEETGLIITRIKHLAYAVHVEDERRDDRAISFAFSAEYEGLLNPCDPDGFIVEARFVTVEEAARIIPVPPLRDPLLNYLCDGNPGCFYNYGGWDGRNPTKV from the coding sequence ATGGCAAGGCGTGATTTCGTCGTTGCCGCGGCAATATTGCTTGACCCTTTAGACCGGGTACTACTCGTAGGCAATGACTGGCGAGGTCAGGGGGAAGTAAGGCATACCCTGCCAGGCGGTGTGGTCGAACCTGGCGAGAGGACTACCGACGCTCTCCGCAGAGAAGTTAAAGAGGAAACGGGATTAATAATTACCCGGATCAAACACCTCGCTTATGCAGTCCATGTCGAAGATGAACGACGTGACGACCGCGCCATATCATTTGCGTTTTCCGCTGAATATGAGGGCTTGCTTAATCCGTGCGATCCTGATGGCTTCATTGTTGAGGCACGATTTGTAACTGTTGAAGAGGCAGCGAGAATTATACCGGTACCTCCTCTACGAGACCCACTATTAAATTATCTTTGCGATGGTAACCCTGGATGCTTTTATAATTACGGTGGATGGGACGGACGTAACCCTACAAAGGTTTAG
- the pnp gene encoding polyribonucleotide nucleotidyltransferase, whose protein sequence is MTIPNPKRYVTPLGGRDLILETGKYAKQVAGTITVRYGDTMLLVTAQMSEYGSSLPFLPLTVEYEERHYAIGKIPGSFLRREGRPGTQATLNARITDRQIRPMFPKDLRNEIQIIITVLSADQINDPGPLGAIGASAALAMSDIPWEGPIACAKVGYIAGEYVLNPTFQQLEEDNSTLDLTVSITRDAVLMVEAAANELSEEVMVGAIEFAQNELSPLIDTIDRIRSEIGLEKRTFEPAASVSQEDTVLVEAEAQAVGLRQALLTEGKKERGEALQNLKETVLERLVPDSESEEYKQRRGELTVAFQKVEQAELRTMVLTDNVRTDGRRTDEIRPIWIEVGVLPRAHGSAVFTRGETQVLGVATLGTGRDNRLVDDLGLDDSEEFMLHYNFPPFSTGEAKRLRGVSRREQGHGNLARRALVGQIPDSGDFPYVIRLVAETLESNGSSSMASVCASSLALMDAGVPIRKPVAGIAMGLVKEGDAYKILSDILGSEDALGDMDFKVTGTADGITALQMDIKISGITSKIMREALAQAREGRMHILAEMGNTLLTPREELSPQAPRIRLVKVPINKIGAVIGPGGKQIRELEAHGAKVEVGEDGTIKIYSEDSTAAQTVEDTIKDLTTEAEVGAIYEGRVVKTVDFGAFINLFPGTDGLLHISQIAEGRVETVEDHLKEGDPIQVKVNTIDDRGKIDLVRPELEGIVAPRSARPNRPSRGGRDSRNRGRR, encoded by the coding sequence GTGACAATCCCTAATCCTAAACGCTACGTAACTCCGCTAGGCGGACGTGACCTAATCCTCGAAACAGGCAAATATGCAAAACAGGTAGCCGGAACTATTACTGTCCGCTACGGAGACACCATGCTACTGGTTACGGCCCAAATGTCTGAATACGGTTCAAGTCTTCCATTTTTGCCCCTTACAGTGGAATATGAGGAGAGGCACTACGCCATTGGCAAAATACCAGGGTCATTTCTCCGCAGAGAAGGTCGACCTGGCACACAAGCCACTCTTAATGCACGCATTACTGATCGACAAATACGGCCTATGTTTCCTAAGGATCTCCGTAATGAGATACAGATTATAATCACTGTTCTATCTGCGGATCAGATAAACGATCCTGGGCCCCTTGGTGCTATTGGCGCTTCTGCTGCCTTAGCCATGTCGGATATACCTTGGGAAGGACCCATCGCCTGCGCAAAGGTCGGTTACATTGCAGGCGAGTACGTTCTTAATCCCACTTTCCAGCAACTCGAGGAAGATAACTCCACTCTAGATCTGACTGTATCCATAACCCGCGACGCTGTACTCATGGTCGAGGCTGCTGCCAACGAGCTCTCTGAGGAAGTGATGGTCGGAGCGATCGAGTTTGCTCAAAATGAATTATCACCCCTCATCGACACAATTGACCGAATTAGGAGTGAGATTGGCTTAGAGAAGCGTACATTCGAGCCCGCAGCTTCAGTCTCGCAAGAAGATACTGTATTAGTAGAGGCAGAGGCTCAAGCGGTTGGGCTGCGGCAGGCCCTTCTCACCGAAGGCAAAAAAGAGCGCGGGGAAGCACTACAAAATCTTAAGGAAACCGTTCTTGAACGCCTGGTACCAGATTCGGAAAGCGAGGAATATAAACAGCGTAGAGGTGAGCTTACAGTTGCCTTTCAAAAAGTCGAGCAGGCTGAATTGAGAACAATGGTACTCACAGATAATGTCCGTACAGACGGGCGTCGTACTGACGAGATCCGTCCTATTTGGATTGAAGTCGGCGTATTACCAAGGGCGCATGGGTCAGCTGTTTTCACCCGGGGAGAAACGCAAGTGCTGGGCGTGGCCACTCTTGGAACTGGTCGTGACAACCGTCTCGTCGACGACCTTGGTCTTGACGACAGTGAAGAGTTTATGCTCCATTACAACTTCCCCCCCTTCTCAACCGGTGAGGCAAAGCGCCTCCGGGGCGTAAGTAGACGCGAGCAAGGACATGGCAACCTTGCGAGGCGCGCTCTTGTTGGGCAAATCCCAGACTCTGGAGATTTCCCCTACGTAATACGACTCGTTGCAGAAACGCTTGAGTCAAACGGATCAAGCTCAATGGCTTCGGTATGCGCAAGTTCTCTTGCTCTAATGGATGCTGGCGTTCCTATTAGAAAACCAGTCGCCGGAATCGCAATGGGCTTAGTCAAAGAAGGGGATGCCTACAAAATTCTTAGCGACATACTCGGTTCAGAAGATGCACTGGGGGATATGGATTTTAAGGTTACAGGAACTGCGGATGGTATCACCGCTTTACAAATGGATATCAAAATATCTGGTATTACTTCCAAAATCATGAGAGAAGCCCTTGCCCAGGCCCGTGAAGGGCGGATGCACATACTAGCTGAAATGGGAAATACTCTTCTAACTCCTCGCGAAGAGCTTTCGCCCCAAGCCCCCCGTATTCGATTAGTCAAAGTCCCAATTAATAAGATAGGGGCTGTAATTGGTCCTGGCGGCAAGCAAATCAGGGAACTTGAGGCACATGGAGCAAAAGTAGAAGTTGGTGAAGACGGTACAATCAAAATCTATAGTGAGGATAGCACCGCCGCCCAAACGGTAGAAGACACCATTAAGGACCTCACTACCGAAGCTGAGGTCGGCGCAATATATGAAGGTCGGGTTGTCAAAACGGTAGACTTTGGTGCTTTCATTAACTTATTCCCAGGTACTGACGGGTTATTGCACATATCACAGATTGCCGAGGGACGTGTAGAAACGGTTGAGGATCACCTTAAAGAAGGCGATCCAATCCAGGTAAAAGTCAACACCATTGATGACCGCGGCAAAATCGACCTAGTGAGACCAGAGCTTGAGGGCATCGTCGCTCCGCGTTCAGCTCGACCCAACCGCCCTAGCCGGGGAGGTCGTGATTCTCGTAATCGCGGACGACGATAA
- a CDS encoding peptide chain release factor 1: MIDQLENLQAEFNSLELSLGDPELFQNQPLYLKTMKRYSDLKGIVGTFRSYQKVMDNDAKAREALTDPELIEMAREELAQLETEKLLLERKLQRLLLPKDPFDLKNVIIEIRAAAGGDEASLFAAEALGMYRRYAEFLGFQIEILDTHATDVGGFSRASLEVAGRGAYSRFKYESGVHRVQRVPKTETQGRIHTSTITVAVLPEAQDVDIDLPTSDYRVDVFRSSGPGGQSVNTTDSAVRLTYLPGTADEIIVTCQDGKSQIKNKEKALAVLRARLLERERSKMSEKTREARLVQIGTGDRSEKIRTYNFPQSRVTDHRIDFTSHNLPEILNGSLAELNSALSEAEQVLQLRLLSKGESENNTIGGADGKA, encoded by the coding sequence ATGATTGACCAATTAGAAAATCTTCAAGCTGAGTTCAACTCCCTTGAGCTAAGTCTTGGGGACCCAGAACTTTTTCAAAATCAACCTCTGTACCTTAAGACCATGAAACGGTATAGCGACCTCAAGGGTATAGTCGGTACCTTCCGTAGTTATCAAAAAGTGATGGATAATGACGCAAAAGCACGAGAGGCACTCACGGATCCCGAATTAATAGAAATGGCTCGTGAAGAACTCGCACAATTAGAAACTGAGAAGTTGCTTCTAGAAAGAAAACTTCAACGACTATTATTACCAAAAGATCCGTTCGACCTCAAAAACGTCATCATTGAAATCCGGGCAGCTGCCGGAGGCGACGAGGCATCACTTTTCGCCGCTGAAGCCCTGGGAATGTATCGCAGATACGCTGAGTTTCTTGGTTTCCAAATTGAAATTCTAGACACACATGCCACAGATGTTGGTGGATTTAGTAGAGCTTCCCTAGAAGTAGCAGGTCGTGGAGCATATAGCCGTTTTAAATACGAATCTGGGGTACATCGGGTTCAGCGAGTCCCAAAGACTGAAACGCAGGGAAGAATCCATACGAGTACCATTACTGTAGCGGTCCTACCAGAAGCTCAAGATGTTGATATCGACCTCCCGACTTCGGACTACCGTGTAGACGTTTTTCGTTCAAGCGGTCCTGGTGGGCAATCTGTAAACACCACCGACTCGGCAGTCCGGTTAACCTATCTTCCTGGAACAGCTGATGAGATTATAGTCACTTGTCAGGATGGAAAAAGCCAGATTAAGAATAAGGAAAAGGCTCTTGCCGTCCTACGAGCACGACTCCTAGAACGTGAGAGGTCTAAAATGTCAGAAAAAACAAGAGAGGCTAGACTAGTCCAGATAGGAACAGGTGACAGATCCGAAAAAATACGCACCTATAACTTTCCCCAATCACGGGTCACTGACCATAGGATAGATTTCACCTCACACAACCTGCCTGAAATTTTGAACGGATCGTTAGCCGAATTGAACTCAGCTCTTAGCGAGGCGGAACAGGTATTACAGCTTCGCCTCCTTTCAAAGGGGGAGTCTGAAAATAATACGATTGGGGGGGCCGATGGCAAGGCGTGA